A window of Polyodon spathula isolate WHYD16114869_AA chromosome 22, ASM1765450v1, whole genome shotgun sequence contains these coding sequences:
- the LOC121297594 gene encoding protein Shroom1-like isoform X2, translating into MNPFDHDFSFGSMNNLDPNPLKCQTSSRISPARSTSSTDQITHHHGKGDSAYSSFSGGSNAPDYSSPCLPEETHSHSLQYVDHKYVRAVFNPNVLNSDPKGMDHLYKSMETCNMRCHQDFNTQSATSQGYKEPPQPLARIDSFTTIRNQENTKLCQGPEGQLQQRTQTVSSPDIVYCKPDSGSTRRVSQANQNLPIKDYILCEGSDQASFKKLEMKKFTNVLSRSPPAFSLQECSKNYSGSAASSSEKQQRSPLSAHEFEQISLQSRNLTQATQNMVNGNIQHKGQYYFVTGVCKPSEPSLKGSLSGVNERASKGHSKEDHGHLKNKEVSFHFRNDLPSQSRHKRQSSYEIPGVRGLKVYNESQSTQAWNRDQGYCNESAHISSQTSPPRISKVPRSHSSEVPEPNLKAQSREIGYGFRRHHSSSHHIFYCGPEEGDQLSDLPKQKEPVTSKDGCSVRCVELISNNGDRGKRQPLGDVANDKINKETTPMLYHLTGESGGAFTYKTRNENELGKWKLARWSSGPFSKHKEASVVEPAHPISRTFSLSEGAQGENRDQGDTLCSSGSSVDDSYNKYYKEQIKDAQTKVLRETSFKRKDLQLSWPHRIKQKPSVRPSVINCRASSLSSALDIGNDNPEHAGPEAKGKKETKKFQDSQPQPVRIGARKRLKPEQKKLCYSEPERLNQLEDLLGQSEHSPSQEDFNEQDTLASRRKVFEERGQSLSVSSISKNELKQIQHNALVEYMERKSGQKPNGLQQVPSQNPQRLSTPGRLADSGVTSSTVSGTHKQKRPRPLSAGRVLDSSSSSIRYARSPGFQSIESHKQPNRSQSAMQAPGKSASAESLLDQPERIRWRARSKSSSSPVQIDKNTPDTSSLLDRTSYNCQQKNGGDIVKKPVDTSHEEVRTVRERRGKSMEELGISGTSGPAVLSKSSEQLDQIRSGGMPRQPRKSWGWEQSNQSSRAKVTEMTRKSESEMPPFKKDFVEPRSKEEPGPVKASSDFERQPNVLKTLSFQDVPCKTPSLPQGSSPLGPPVSGSPRSGPSCKTPMEDGLFFNDHPSPQSLDCMGLPEIEPGLANTGPSSTELNTRSEKGPDESKPRGRMKTTQPVQCLESGSVGDHHHGSLYWESTEAFSPASGSGVRTESSTSSPAKHAESRVPEGHSEGEKPPLDSSTNAKESTTQLPVPPTGVVPSVVPTTAQAGAPVQDNSITNKAKPENEMEDQTGPLNPSPTKPSSKSAVEQRWEELATAIIAKDLSLADVLVPESNRKTTLKLMEQLLSDNTLLTEEYYKRKEARRQSKESDENPEKCDSISLDTPGTELLVNTSEEQKTTQDTQGDPSDVIEKKELIENIKWKLQGLEEQKEELGADLQRNSVLGVSVETVVRSSCKPNEYERYTLFIGDLEKVVSLLLCLSSRLARVENALSKVNQATDPDDKKSLIERHRLLCRQHEDAKDLKENLLRRERVVSEILLKYLNQQQLQDYKHFVKVKASLLIEQRDLDERVRVSEEQLESLQNSIPP; encoded by the exons ATGAATCCCTTCGATCATGACTTTTCATTTGGAAGCATGAACAATCTGGATCCGAACCCCCTGAAGTGCCAGACTAGTAGCAGGATTTCTCCTGCAAGGTCCACCAGCAGCACTGACCAGATTACCCACCATCATGGCAAAGGAGATTCCGCCTACAGCTCTTTCTCAGGGGGCTCCAATGCTCCAGACTACTCCTCTCCATGTCTGCCTGAGGAAACGCACTCTCACAGTTTGCAGTATGTTGACCATAAGTACGTGAGAGCAGTCTTTAACCCTAATGTTTTAAACTCTGACCCCAAAGGCATGGATCATCTTTACAAATCGATGGAAACGTGCAACATGCGATGTCATCAGGACTTTAATACCCAGTCTGCCACCAGTCAGGGTTACAAGGAACCTCCGCAACCACTAGCACGCATTGATAGTTTTACAACAATAAGAAACCAGGAAAATACCAAGCTCTGTCAGGGTCCTGAGGGACAGCTGCAGCAGAGGACTCAGACCGTTTCTAGTCCTGATATTGTCTATTGTAAACCTGACTCTGGCTCTACTCGGAGGGTATCCCAAGCAAACCAGAACTTGCCTATCAAGGACTATATCCTCTGCGAGGGTTCAGATCAGGCCTCCTTCAAAAAACTGGAAATGAAAAAGTTCACAAATGTTTTAAGCAGATCACCTCCGGCATTTAGCCTGCAGGAATGCTCAAAGAATTACAGTGGGAGTGCGGCCAGCAGTTCTGAGAAGCAACAGCGGAGTCCTCTCTCTGCCCATGAGTTTGAACAGATCAGTTTGCAATCAAGGAACTTGACTCAAGCAACCCAGAACATGGTTAATGGAAACATCCAACACAAAgggcaatattattttgttactgGTGTATGTAAACCTTCAGAACCCAGTCTTAAGGGTAGTCTTTCAGGTGTTAATGAAAGGGCAAGTAAGGGCCATTCAAAAGAGGATcatggacatttgaaaaacaaagagGTGTCATTTCATTTCAGGAACGATCTTCCAAGTCAATCGCGACATAAACGGCAGAGCAGTTATGAGATCCCAGGTGTACGTGGCCTGAAGGTTTACAATGAAAGCCAGAGTACGCAGGCTTGGAACAGAGATCAAGGCTATTGCAATGAAAGTGCGCATATCTCATCACAAACTTCACCCCCGAGAATATCAAAGGTGCCTCGGTCTCATAGCTCAGAAGTCCCAGAGCCAAACCTGAAGGCTCAGAGTCGAGAGATCGGCTATGGGTTTCGCCGGCACCACAGCAGCAGTCATCATATTTTTTACTGCGGACCCGAGGAGGGTGACCAGTTGTCAGATCTTCCCAAACAGAAGGAGCCCGTAACCAGCAAGGATGGGTGCTCTGTTCGGTGTGTGGAGCTCATTAGTAACAATGGAGACAGGGGGAAACGGCAGCCTTTGGGTGATGTAGCCAATGACAAAATCAACAAAGAAACAactcctatgctttaccatttaaCCGGGGAGAGTGGTGGTGCCTTCACTTACAAAACCAGAAATGAAAACGAACTGGGAAAGTGGAAATTGGCAAGGTGGAGCAGTggccccttctcaaagcacaaaGAAGCATCAGTGGTTGAGCCAGCCCATCCCATTTCCAGGACCTTCAGTCTGTCTGAAGGAGCACAGGGTGAAAACCGAGACCAGGGGGACACTCTCTGTAGCTCAGGCTCCTCGGTGGATGACTCCTACAACAAATATTACAAAGAACAAATAAAAGATGCCCAGACAAAGGTCCTACGGGAGACCTCTTTCAAGAGGAAAGATCTTCAGCTTAGTTGGCCCCACAGGATCAAGCAAAAACCATCAGTGAGACCCTCTGTGATAAACTGTAGGGCAAGCTCTCTATCCAGTGCCTTGGACATTGGAAATGACAACCCAGAGCACGCAGGACCAGAAGCCAAGGGTAAGAAGGAAACAAAAAAGTTCCAAGATTCACAACCCCAGCCAGTGCGTATTGGAGCGAGAAAGCGACTTAAACCGGAGCAAAAGAAACTGTGCTACTCTGAACCCGAGAGGCTCAATCAGCTGGAGGATTTACTCGGCCAGTCAGAGCACAGTCCTTCCCAGGAAGATTTTAACGAGCAGGACACATTGGCTTCCAGGAGAAAGGTGTTTGAAGAAAGAGGACAATCCCTTTCGGTATCAAGCATCTCAAAGAACGAGCTGAAGCAGATCCAGCATAATGCGCTTGTTGAGTACATGGAACGCAAGAGCGGGCAGAAACCCAATGGTCTCCAACAAGTGCCTTCTCAAAACCCTCAGAGGCTCTCAACACCTGGGAGACTCGCAGACAGTGGGGTGACTTCCTCTACAGTGAGCGGCACCCACAAACAGAAGCGGCCTCGACCTCTTTCTGCAGGAAGAGTGCTGGATTCGTCCTCGAGCTCCATTCGATATGCACGCTCACCAGGCTTCCAGTCCATCGAATCCCACAAACAGCCCAATAGAAGTCAGTCTGCCATGCAAGCTCCTGGAAAGTCAGCCTCCGCGGAAAGCCTGCTTGACCAACCGGAGCGAATCAGATGGAGGGCACGGTCAAAGTCTTCGTCTTCGCCAGTTCAG ATTGACAAGAACACACCTGATACTTCATCTCTCCTGGACAGAACCAGCTACAA CTGCCAACAGAAGAACGGAGGCGACATTGTGAAAAAACCTGTGGACACCAGCCATGAAGAAGTCCGAACTGTGAGGGAAAGAAGGGGAAAGTCTATGGAAGAGCTTGGCATCTCCGGAACCTCAGGGCCTGCAGTACTGAGCAAAAGCTCTGAACAGCTTGACCAAATACGGAGCGGAGGGATGCCCAGACAACCTCGGAAGAGTTGGGGATGGGAACAGAGTAACCAAAGCAGCAGGGCAAAGGTAACGGAAATGACCAGGAAATCCGAAAGTGAAATGCCTCCTTTTAAAAAAGACTTTGTTGAACCGAGGAGCAAAGAGGAGCCGGGCCCGGTTAAAGCATCCAGTGATTTTGAAAGACAACCAAACGTCTTGAAGACCCTCAGCTTTCAGGATGTACCATGCAAGACCCCCTCCCTGCCGCAGGGGAGTTCTCCCTTGGGGCCTCCTGTATCTGGATCACCCCGTTCTGGTCCTTCATGCAAAACCCCTATGGAAGACGGCTTGTTCTTCAACGATCATCCCTCACCACAGTCACTTGATTGCATGGGGCTTCCTGAGATTGAACCTGGCTTGGCGAACACAGGACCATCATCGACTGAACTGAACACAAGGTCTGAGAAGGGACCCGATGAGAGTAAACCAAGGGGCAG GATGAAGACAACTCAGCCAGTGCAGTGCTTGGAATCAGGCAGTGTGGGGGATCACCACCATGGCAGTTTGTATTGGGAATCCACTGAGGCATTCTCTCCTGCCAGCGGCAGTGGAGTCAGGACTGAATCGAGCACATCCTCCCCTGCAAAGCATGCAGAGAGCAGAGTACCTGAGGGTCACAGCGAAGGAGAAAAGCCACCATTAGACAGTAGTACCAATGCAAAGGAATCTACCACCCAACTGCCAGTGCCCCCGACTGGGGTCGTGCCATCGGTTGTCCCCACAACAGCCCAAGCGGGGGCCCCTGTTCAAGATAACAGCattacaaacaaagcaaaaccagAAAATGAGATGGAAGATCAGACAGGGCCACTCAATCCCTCCCCCACCAAACCCTCCTCCAAATCGGCAGTGGAGCAGAGATGGGAGGAGCTGGCTACAGCAATAATCGCCAAGGATCTGTCACTGGCTGATGTCCTGGTCCCGGAATCCAACAGGAAAACAACTTTGAAGCTGATGGAACAGCTTTTGTCAGACAACACGCTGCTGACGGAGGAATATTACAAGAGGAAGGAAGCAAGGAGACAGTCGAAGGAAAg TGATGAAAACCCTGAGAAGTGTGATTCAATCTCCCTTGACACCCCTGGGACAGAACTACTGGTCAATACAAGCGAAGAACAGAAAACAACTCAGGACACCCAAGGAGATCCCAGTGATGTAATAGAGAAGAAA GAGCTGATTGAGAATATCAAGTGGAAGCTGCAGGGCCTGGAGGAGCAGAAAGAGGAGCTTGGGGCTGATCTCCAGAGGAACAGTGTGCTGGGGGTCTCTGTGGAGACAGTGGTCAGAAGCAGCTGCAAACCCAATGAGTACGAGAGGTACACGCTGTTCATTGGGGACCTGGAGAAGGTGGTCagcctgctgctctgtctctccTCCCGGCTGGCCAGGGTGGAGAACGCTCTGAGCAAAGTGAACCAAGCCACAGACCCCGACGACAAG aaATCGCTGATTGAAAGGCACAGGCTGCTGTGCAGGCAGCATGAAGACGCAAAGGACTTGAAGGAAAACCTGCTTCGAAGGGAGCGCGTTGTTTCGGAGATCCTCTTGAAGTATCTGAACCAGCAGCAGCTCCAGGACTATAAGCACTTTGTCAAAGTAAAGGCATCCTTATTAATTGAGCAGAGAGACCTTGACGAGAGGGTTCGGGTCAGTGAAGAACAGCTTGAGAGTCTTCAGAACAGTATCCCCCCCTAA
- the LOC121297594 gene encoding protein Shroom1-like isoform X1, translating into MNPFDHDFSFGSMNNLDPNPLKCQTSSRISPARSTSSTDQITHHHGKGDSAYSSFSGGSNAPDYSSPCLPEETHSHSLQYVDHKYVRAVFNPNVLNSDPKGMDHLYKSMETCNMRCHQDFNTQSATSQGYKEPPQPLARIDSFTTIRNQENTKLCQGPEGQLQQRTQTVSSPDIVYCKPDSGSTRRVSQANQNLPIKDYILCEGSDQASFKKLEMKKFTNVLSRSPPAFSLQECSKNYSGSAASSSEKQQRSPLSAHEFEQISLQSRNLTQATQNMVNGNIQHKGQYYFVTGVCKPSEPSLKGSLSGVNERASKGHSKEDHGHLKNKEVSFHFRNDLPSQSRHKRQSSYEIPGVRGLKVYNESQSTQAWNRDQGYCNESAHISSQTSPPRISKVPRSHSSEVPEPNLKAQSREIGYGFRRHHSSSHHIFYCGPEEGDQLSDLPKQKEPVTSKDGCSVRCVELISNNGDRGKRQPLGDVANDKINKETTPMLYHLTGESGGAFTYKTRNENELGKWKLARWSSGPFSKHKEASVVEPAHPISRTFSLSEGAQGENRDQGDTLCSSGSSVDDSYNKYYKEQIKDAQTKVLRETSFKRKDLQLSWPHRIKQKPSVRPSVINCRASSLSSALDIGNDNPEHAGPEAKGKKETKKFQDSQPQPVRIGARKRLKPEQKKLCYSEPERLNQLEDLLGQSEHSPSQEDFNEQDTLASRRKVFEERGQSLSVSSISKNELKQIQHNALVEYMERKSGQKPNGLQQVPSQNPQRLSTPGRLADSGVTSSTVSGTHKQKRPRPLSAGRVLDSSSSSIRYARSPGFQSIESHKQPNRSQSAMQAPGKSASAESLLDQPERIRWRARSKSSSSPVQIDKNTPDTSSLLDRTSYNCQQKNGGDIVKKPVDTSHEEVRTVRERRGKSMEELGISGTSGPAVLSKSSEQLDQIRSGGMPRQPRKSWGWEQSNQSSRAKVTEMTRKSESEMPPFKKDFVEPRSKEEPGPVKASSDFERQPNVLKTLSFQDVPCKTPSLPQGSSPLGPPVSGSPRSGPSCKTPMEDGLFFNDHPSPQSLDCMGLPEIEPGLANTGPSSTELNTRSEKGPDESKPRGRMKTTQPVQCLESGSVGDHHHGSLYWESTEAFSPASGSGVRTESSTSSPAKHAESRVPEGHSEGEKPPLDSSTNAKESTTQLPVPPTGVVPSVVPTTAQAGAPVQDNSITNKAKPENEMEDQTGPLNPSPTKPSSKSAVEQRWEELATAIIAKDLSLADVLVPESNRKTTLKLMEQLLSDNTLLTEEYYKRKEARRQSKESDENPEKCDSISLDTPGTELLVNTSEEQKTTQDTQGDPSDVIEKKKELIENIKWKLQGLEEQKEELGADLQRNSVLGVSVETVVRSSCKPNEYERYTLFIGDLEKVVSLLLCLSSRLARVENALSKVNQATDPDDKKSLIERHRLLCRQHEDAKDLKENLLRRERVVSEILLKYLNQQQLQDYKHFVKVKASLLIEQRDLDERVRVSEEQLESLQNSIPP; encoded by the exons ATGAATCCCTTCGATCATGACTTTTCATTTGGAAGCATGAACAATCTGGATCCGAACCCCCTGAAGTGCCAGACTAGTAGCAGGATTTCTCCTGCAAGGTCCACCAGCAGCACTGACCAGATTACCCACCATCATGGCAAAGGAGATTCCGCCTACAGCTCTTTCTCAGGGGGCTCCAATGCTCCAGACTACTCCTCTCCATGTCTGCCTGAGGAAACGCACTCTCACAGTTTGCAGTATGTTGACCATAAGTACGTGAGAGCAGTCTTTAACCCTAATGTTTTAAACTCTGACCCCAAAGGCATGGATCATCTTTACAAATCGATGGAAACGTGCAACATGCGATGTCATCAGGACTTTAATACCCAGTCTGCCACCAGTCAGGGTTACAAGGAACCTCCGCAACCACTAGCACGCATTGATAGTTTTACAACAATAAGAAACCAGGAAAATACCAAGCTCTGTCAGGGTCCTGAGGGACAGCTGCAGCAGAGGACTCAGACCGTTTCTAGTCCTGATATTGTCTATTGTAAACCTGACTCTGGCTCTACTCGGAGGGTATCCCAAGCAAACCAGAACTTGCCTATCAAGGACTATATCCTCTGCGAGGGTTCAGATCAGGCCTCCTTCAAAAAACTGGAAATGAAAAAGTTCACAAATGTTTTAAGCAGATCACCTCCGGCATTTAGCCTGCAGGAATGCTCAAAGAATTACAGTGGGAGTGCGGCCAGCAGTTCTGAGAAGCAACAGCGGAGTCCTCTCTCTGCCCATGAGTTTGAACAGATCAGTTTGCAATCAAGGAACTTGACTCAAGCAACCCAGAACATGGTTAATGGAAACATCCAACACAAAgggcaatattattttgttactgGTGTATGTAAACCTTCAGAACCCAGTCTTAAGGGTAGTCTTTCAGGTGTTAATGAAAGGGCAAGTAAGGGCCATTCAAAAGAGGATcatggacatttgaaaaacaaagagGTGTCATTTCATTTCAGGAACGATCTTCCAAGTCAATCGCGACATAAACGGCAGAGCAGTTATGAGATCCCAGGTGTACGTGGCCTGAAGGTTTACAATGAAAGCCAGAGTACGCAGGCTTGGAACAGAGATCAAGGCTATTGCAATGAAAGTGCGCATATCTCATCACAAACTTCACCCCCGAGAATATCAAAGGTGCCTCGGTCTCATAGCTCAGAAGTCCCAGAGCCAAACCTGAAGGCTCAGAGTCGAGAGATCGGCTATGGGTTTCGCCGGCACCACAGCAGCAGTCATCATATTTTTTACTGCGGACCCGAGGAGGGTGACCAGTTGTCAGATCTTCCCAAACAGAAGGAGCCCGTAACCAGCAAGGATGGGTGCTCTGTTCGGTGTGTGGAGCTCATTAGTAACAATGGAGACAGGGGGAAACGGCAGCCTTTGGGTGATGTAGCCAATGACAAAATCAACAAAGAAACAactcctatgctttaccatttaaCCGGGGAGAGTGGTGGTGCCTTCACTTACAAAACCAGAAATGAAAACGAACTGGGAAAGTGGAAATTGGCAAGGTGGAGCAGTggccccttctcaaagcacaaaGAAGCATCAGTGGTTGAGCCAGCCCATCCCATTTCCAGGACCTTCAGTCTGTCTGAAGGAGCACAGGGTGAAAACCGAGACCAGGGGGACACTCTCTGTAGCTCAGGCTCCTCGGTGGATGACTCCTACAACAAATATTACAAAGAACAAATAAAAGATGCCCAGACAAAGGTCCTACGGGAGACCTCTTTCAAGAGGAAAGATCTTCAGCTTAGTTGGCCCCACAGGATCAAGCAAAAACCATCAGTGAGACCCTCTGTGATAAACTGTAGGGCAAGCTCTCTATCCAGTGCCTTGGACATTGGAAATGACAACCCAGAGCACGCAGGACCAGAAGCCAAGGGTAAGAAGGAAACAAAAAAGTTCCAAGATTCACAACCCCAGCCAGTGCGTATTGGAGCGAGAAAGCGACTTAAACCGGAGCAAAAGAAACTGTGCTACTCTGAACCCGAGAGGCTCAATCAGCTGGAGGATTTACTCGGCCAGTCAGAGCACAGTCCTTCCCAGGAAGATTTTAACGAGCAGGACACATTGGCTTCCAGGAGAAAGGTGTTTGAAGAAAGAGGACAATCCCTTTCGGTATCAAGCATCTCAAAGAACGAGCTGAAGCAGATCCAGCATAATGCGCTTGTTGAGTACATGGAACGCAAGAGCGGGCAGAAACCCAATGGTCTCCAACAAGTGCCTTCTCAAAACCCTCAGAGGCTCTCAACACCTGGGAGACTCGCAGACAGTGGGGTGACTTCCTCTACAGTGAGCGGCACCCACAAACAGAAGCGGCCTCGACCTCTTTCTGCAGGAAGAGTGCTGGATTCGTCCTCGAGCTCCATTCGATATGCACGCTCACCAGGCTTCCAGTCCATCGAATCCCACAAACAGCCCAATAGAAGTCAGTCTGCCATGCAAGCTCCTGGAAAGTCAGCCTCCGCGGAAAGCCTGCTTGACCAACCGGAGCGAATCAGATGGAGGGCACGGTCAAAGTCTTCGTCTTCGCCAGTTCAG ATTGACAAGAACACACCTGATACTTCATCTCTCCTGGACAGAACCAGCTACAA CTGCCAACAGAAGAACGGAGGCGACATTGTGAAAAAACCTGTGGACACCAGCCATGAAGAAGTCCGAACTGTGAGGGAAAGAAGGGGAAAGTCTATGGAAGAGCTTGGCATCTCCGGAACCTCAGGGCCTGCAGTACTGAGCAAAAGCTCTGAACAGCTTGACCAAATACGGAGCGGAGGGATGCCCAGACAACCTCGGAAGAGTTGGGGATGGGAACAGAGTAACCAAAGCAGCAGGGCAAAGGTAACGGAAATGACCAGGAAATCCGAAAGTGAAATGCCTCCTTTTAAAAAAGACTTTGTTGAACCGAGGAGCAAAGAGGAGCCGGGCCCGGTTAAAGCATCCAGTGATTTTGAAAGACAACCAAACGTCTTGAAGACCCTCAGCTTTCAGGATGTACCATGCAAGACCCCCTCCCTGCCGCAGGGGAGTTCTCCCTTGGGGCCTCCTGTATCTGGATCACCCCGTTCTGGTCCTTCATGCAAAACCCCTATGGAAGACGGCTTGTTCTTCAACGATCATCCCTCACCACAGTCACTTGATTGCATGGGGCTTCCTGAGATTGAACCTGGCTTGGCGAACACAGGACCATCATCGACTGAACTGAACACAAGGTCTGAGAAGGGACCCGATGAGAGTAAACCAAGGGGCAG GATGAAGACAACTCAGCCAGTGCAGTGCTTGGAATCAGGCAGTGTGGGGGATCACCACCATGGCAGTTTGTATTGGGAATCCACTGAGGCATTCTCTCCTGCCAGCGGCAGTGGAGTCAGGACTGAATCGAGCACATCCTCCCCTGCAAAGCATGCAGAGAGCAGAGTACCTGAGGGTCACAGCGAAGGAGAAAAGCCACCATTAGACAGTAGTACCAATGCAAAGGAATCTACCACCCAACTGCCAGTGCCCCCGACTGGGGTCGTGCCATCGGTTGTCCCCACAACAGCCCAAGCGGGGGCCCCTGTTCAAGATAACAGCattacaaacaaagcaaaaccagAAAATGAGATGGAAGATCAGACAGGGCCACTCAATCCCTCCCCCACCAAACCCTCCTCCAAATCGGCAGTGGAGCAGAGATGGGAGGAGCTGGCTACAGCAATAATCGCCAAGGATCTGTCACTGGCTGATGTCCTGGTCCCGGAATCCAACAGGAAAACAACTTTGAAGCTGATGGAACAGCTTTTGTCAGACAACACGCTGCTGACGGAGGAATATTACAAGAGGAAGGAAGCAAGGAGACAGTCGAAGGAAAg TGATGAAAACCCTGAGAAGTGTGATTCAATCTCCCTTGACACCCCTGGGACAGAACTACTGGTCAATACAAGCGAAGAACAGAAAACAACTCAGGACACCCAAGGAGATCCCAGTGATGTAATAGAGAAGAAA AAGGAGCTGATTGAGAATATCAAGTGGAAGCTGCAGGGCCTGGAGGAGCAGAAAGAGGAGCTTGGGGCTGATCTCCAGAGGAACAGTGTGCTGGGGGTCTCTGTGGAGACAGTGGTCAGAAGCAGCTGCAAACCCAATGAGTACGAGAGGTACACGCTGTTCATTGGGGACCTGGAGAAGGTGGTCagcctgctgctctgtctctccTCCCGGCTGGCCAGGGTGGAGAACGCTCTGAGCAAAGTGAACCAAGCCACAGACCCCGACGACAAG aaATCGCTGATTGAAAGGCACAGGCTGCTGTGCAGGCAGCATGAAGACGCAAAGGACTTGAAGGAAAACCTGCTTCGAAGGGAGCGCGTTGTTTCGGAGATCCTCTTGAAGTATCTGAACCAGCAGCAGCTCCAGGACTATAAGCACTTTGTCAAAGTAAAGGCATCCTTATTAATTGAGCAGAGAGACCTTGACGAGAGGGTTCGGGTCAGTGAAGAACAGCTTGAGAGTCTTCAGAACAGTATCCCCCCCTAA